The genomic window AGCTAACCGGGGCGCCGGGCGGGATGGGCAGCAACTTCGCCAGCGGGTTGCTCAAACCGGTCACCGACATGCTCGGCACGCTGGGACCCGGCCTCTTCCAGGGGATGAATCCGACGCAGATGTTCGACGGCGTCTCCCAGGCGTTTCAGTCTGCGGCGGGTGGGCTGCAACAAGCACTCGGCCAGATGATGGGCGGCATGGGCGGCCAGGGTTGGGCCGGTGCCGGTGCCGGTGCGGCCGCCGCCAAGACCGGAGAGACGCTGGCAAATGGCGCCGCCGTCGGCGCGCAAGGTACGGCCTTGGGCGGTGAATACACCGCGGCGGCAGCCAACGTCGCGCAGGGTCAGGCACGGCTGCTCGAAATCCTCACGCAGTGCCAACACGAACTCGAGGCGCTGGCGGCGGGGCTGCCCTGGACCGCAGCCAACATGGTCGAATCTGCGTCCCGAGCCAGCGCCCTGGCCACCGAATGCATCACCGAACTGGAGAGCACCCTGACCAGTCAGGCGGCCACCACCACCGCGACCGGCGCGCCGGTCGCGATCACCCAGGGCCCCCAGATGGCCATGGGAATGCTAGGCCCGATGATGTCGGTGGGGATGAGCATGATCGGCCCCGCGCTGCAGGTGGGCATGATGCCGCTGACCATGGGCGTGCAGGCAGGCACGCAAGCTCTGCAGGCGGGCATGCAAGCGGGCACCAGTTTGGCGTCCGGGTTGGGGCAGGCAGCGCAGGGGGCTGCCGGCGCCGGCTCGCCGGCTGCTGCGCTGGGCCATGCGGGCCGAATGGTCAGCGCGGCGCATCCCAGCGGCGGTGGCCACGGCGGCGGTGGCGGGCCGGGTGCCACCACACCGGCCCGGGCGACACCGTCCTCGCCGATGGTGCAAAACGAGAGCAATGCCGGCGCCGCCATGGCCCGGGCCGCGGCGGCGCGACCGTCTATCGGCGCTGCCGGGATAGGCGGCGCGGGGATGATGGCTCCGGGCGCCGCCGGCTACGGGGCGCACGGCGGCAAAGCGGGTGCCAGCGGCAGCCACACGTCCGCGTCGTTCCTGCACACCACCGACCAAGGCGGCGAGATTGTGGGTGATCTCGGCACCGCTACCCCACCGGTGATCGGTGAAGCCGTACCCAACCCCGATGACGACCCCGACATCAAACTTCGGATATAGAAGGAAGCACCGCAATGGCTGAACACAACCGCCTGTCAATCCGGCCCGACGAGGTCACCGAGGTCACCAGGCAACTCGACGAACTCGCCAACCGCATGCAGCGCGTGCTGGAAACCGAGGCGCCCAACCTCAACGTGATCGCATCGGGCCACGACGAGGTCTCACAACGGGTCGCCCACACCCTCAACGAGGTGCATGGCTCCTTCACGAAAGCATCCGACTTGGGCGCCAACGAGCTTCACGAGGTGTCGGCCACGTTGCGTTCGCACTCTGGACGCATCGCGGAAGCCGACCTCGCCGACTGACACACCGAACCGAACAGTCGCATGGGGGCGACTTCGGCCTGGACTGAGAGAAGGGGGGCCAAGGCATGGGATTCACCAATGTGGTGTGGGAATCGCGCAGCACCGAACAGCTGGCGCGGGATTTGACCGAGGGCCCGGGCCCGTCTTCGGTGGGCGAAGCCGGCGCGGCGTGGATTCGAGTCGCCAACGAGTTCGCGAAAATCTCGCAGGATTACGACCAGATCATCGAGCGCTTCCGCGTGACGTGGCAGAGCAGCACGTCAGAAGCCGTGGTGCGCAAACTCGAAACGTTCGGCAAGTGGCTGCAAGCGGCCAGCCTAAGCGCCGCGGCCAACGGGCGTAAGGCCGAAGAGGCGGCCGTGGCCAACACCGTCGCCATCCTGTCCATGCCCAGCGTCTCTGAAGCCATCGAAGCCAAAGCGGCGCAAGACATGATGGCATCGCTGTCGGCCTACAACGGCGCTATCCTGCAAGGCAGCTTCGCTGAATTCGACGAAGCCGCTTCCGCCCAGCAGACGGACGCCGCAGCGGTAATGCACCGCTACGAGGACGCTGTCGCCGATCTGGCGCAACCCTGGGAGCAGCCCGTTGCCCCGCAAGTGACGAACAGTGGAGCACTCAAAACGGAGAAGGACGGCAAAGGCGGCGGCTCAGGTGGCGGCGGAGGTGCCGGAGGTGCTGCGCCGCGCCAACTTTCGCCGATGATGGCGACTCCGGTGAAGTCGAGCGGTGAGTCGAAGCCATTGAAGAAGGTGAGCTTTGCCAGCGACGCCTCGGGCAGCAACGGATTCGGTCGCGGCGCTGGCGGTTATGCACCGATGGCCGGTCATCGGCGCGACGAGGGCGGCCGCGCCTACGAGTCGTTCCGCGAAGCCGAAACGCTGGAGGGCGGCGGTGAAGCGGGTGCCGGGCTGTCAGAAGCCGGCCATTCCTGGTTGCCGGCCGCACAGCAAAGCGATGCGCCTTTCCTGGTGTCGAACGTGAGCTGGGGTCCGAACACAGCGCTCTTCGACGACCTGGCCAGACCTGAACCGCAGCACGTCGACGGCTTCGCCGAAGAACCGGAGCGCACCTTGCAGCAGGTCTCTGATCGTTGGGTCTCGCCGCCGGTGATCGGCGCCGACCAGGAGGTGTCATTGTGACCTCCGCTCTGACAATGGATTACACGCTGACCGACGACGAGCTTCAGATCATCGGAATGCGCGTCGGCATCCAAGACTTCCCCGTGGTGCTGGGTGTGAGACCCCGGTACGGCACCGTCGACGCGCTCACGACGGCATTTGACCGGGCTACCCGTAGCTTGGTTTCGCGAGGTCTGATCACCGACGGCGCGATCGAACCCGAGCTGGTACCGCTACTGCACGCGTTGCACCGTCCGCACCGAGAGCTGGCCATGCGGCTGGTCACGCCGGACGGGATGGCCCGGGTGACGATCGTGCGCCGCGGTGACCTCGAGGTGGTCGCGCGGCGACTGGGCAATGACATAACGCTGCGGGTGCTCGATGGCCCCGCAGATCTCAGCGCGGTCACCCGTGCGTTGCTCGGTGAACTGCCGCGGGCCCAAGCTGTGCAGTTCGCTCCAGTACCCGCGCCGTTGGAAGCGGTCGGCAGCTACCTGGTCGGTACCCATGATGCGGCCCAAATGGCCGATCGGATAAGGGCTTTGGGCGCCGAGCCGCGAACAGCGATGACGCTGGGTGCGGCGCTGGCAGCCCGCGTCGCCTTCGCCGAGATCGTTTACTACGCGCTGTTGAGCGACGAGGACCGCATCACGCGGCAGCCCGCCGCGGTCGGGGTGTTCTACACCAAGCACGGCCGCATTGTGGGCGCGCCCAGTGTCTCACCCAGCGGGCAGCTGTGGACCACGCTGAAGCCCGGCTCAGACCATGCCCTGGGCCAAGCGGTCAATCAGCTCGTCGAGTTATCCGCGGAACGATGGGAGAGGCGCTAAGTAACAGTTGAAGAACCAGCTAAGCATTCCAAATAGGCACTCTCCGAAGGTATTCCGGAGAACTACCAGATAGGAGATGGAGATGGGTCAAGTTGCCCTGTCACCGGAACAGGCACAACAGACGCTGAGCAACATCGAGGAGCAAGTCCGCCAGGTGAAGTCCCGCCAGCAGGACATGCGGATGCGCGCCCAAGAGATGGTCGAAAGCTCGTGGCACGGGGGGCAGGCCAAGCGCTTCGGCGAGGCCATGCAGGCGCACGATGAGGACCTGACCGCGGTCGGCAATGAACTGGACCACGTCGTCGCGGAGGCTCGGGACAAGGCCAAGCAAATCGAGCAACAGGCACTGTGAGAAGGAGGAATTGACTATGGCTAATAGCAGCGACATCCTGTACAACTTCGCCGAAAACCACGATGGCCTGGACCACATTCAGCGAGTCGTCACTGACATCCAGACGATCGCCGAAGACGTTCGTAAGGTCTTCCAGGGAATTTCGGATCTGTGGGAAGGCGCGACGCCCGAAGCTCTTCAGGCGGCTCACCTCCGAATCAACCAGAAACTCGAGGACTTCCTGCACGCCATTCAGGCCACTGGCGCAAGCGCCAGCGACCAGCAAGACGAAATGCAGGCACTGGACTCCAGTCTCGCGGGCGGTTTCTGATCTCACTGGCGAGGGGCCCGGACTCACCGGTTTCGGAGGGTCCGGGCCTTCGCTATTGAGCGTCGAGTGTGCAGATCCCGACGCCACGCGCCCAAAAAGCGTCGTGATAAGCACTTTCGGCGAACTTGCTTCAGGACTGTTCGCGCGGACGCAGCCGTCCGAAATTCTGCGCCACGGAGCCGGCGAGTTCCAGGTAGGCCTGCCTCGTCGCGGGATTGAGCCGGCCGAAATCCACGTCGGCGCCCTCGGCAAGGTGAGGGTCAAAAGGGATCAAATGGATTGAGCGACAGCGAGTCTGGAAGTGGTCGTAAACCTTGTCCAGCTTGAGCGCGGCCGATCCCGGACGAGAGGCGCTGAGCACCACATGCGCTTCCCGCACCAAGCCCGAATGCCCGTGCTGCATCAGCCAGTCCAACGTTGCCGAGGCGCTGCGCGCGGCGTCGATGGCCGGGGAACTCACCAGCACGATCGTGTGCGCCAGATCCAGGATGGCCGACATCGCCGAATGCATGATCCCGGTGCCGCAGTCGGTCAGGATGATGTTGTAGAAATGCCGCAAGATGTCCACCGTACGCCGGTAGTCATCCGCGCCGAAGATCTCCGATACAGCCGGATCCTGTTCGCTGGCAAGCACTTCCAGACGACTGGTCGCCATCAGCGTGTGATTGCGGACGTCGGCGTAGCGGTTGATATTCGGATCTGAGAGCAGGTCACGGACGGTCGAACGAGTCGAGTAGTCACCGACCCGCTCCCCCAACGTGCCGCGGTCGGGGTTGGCATCGACTGCGATCACCCGGTCGTGCCGGACGGTCGCCAAGGCCGAGCCCAAACCAAAAGTGGTGGTTGTCTTTCCGACACCGCCCTTGATGGACAGCACCGCGATACGGAAGTCACCGACGATCGGCTGCCGGATCTCGGCGAGCAGATGTTCCTGCCGACGTTCCTTGCGCGAGGCGCCGGGGTTCACATGCCCCGACGTCGCTTTGTGCACCGCACGACGCCAGCCCGACGGCGGCGCGAACCGATCGGGATTGGCGATCTCGGCTTCCTCAATTGGCGGCGGCACCCGGAAGGGCTGGTACGTCGGGGGCGGTCCGCCGGCGGGCGGCTGCGGTGGTGTCGGGTGGGGGCGCGCCTGCTGGTCGGTGCGCATTGCAGGTGGCTGCTGCTGCGCTTGCGGCGCGACCCGCCGACCGGGCGCCGGCCACCAAGGCGGAGGCGGGAAGGCAGTGGGCGGCAACGGTGGTGGCAACGGCGGCAGCGCGCCCGGACGCGGCCGGGCGGGCGGTTGGCTGGGCGGTCCGTAATTCGGCGCGTGCGGCGGCATCGCTTGCGCCGCCGGCGATTCCTGCGGTGGCGGTGCTGGTGCGGGCGGCGGTGGCGGCGCGTACGGCGCGACCGGCTCTTCCGAACCGACATGCTCGAACTGCGCGGTGACCATTGGACCCGCCATCTGCCAGGGCGGAAGGGCTGGACGACGGGCGGTCGCCCCCTTGGAGCGCTCCTCACGTGGGGGCTCGACCTCCGTAGGCGGTGACGGATCTTTGCCCGGTTCCGAGGACGCCTCGACAGGTTGATCAATCGCCGGCTCGGGCGGTGACTCCAGATCTTCCGAATGTGGAACCGACGGTGTCTCAACGGCTTCGGCTGGACTCTCCGAGATCCACTCGGTGGACTCACTCGCCAGCTCGTCAGCGTCGGCAGGACTATCCGACGTCCACGCGGCCGCAGCCTCATTGTCGTTGCTCGCAACCTCGGACGGTTGCTCCATCGGTTCCGCCGATGCCCGAGCCCGTCTAGCCGCCATCTGCTCGAGAAGGGCGGCAGCCCGCATCTCGATTTCGTCAAGCTCGCCCGCCGGCGCGGGTTCGGGTAGCGCTGCGTCCTGCGCGGGTGGCTCTAATGATCCCGGGTCCGCCTCGCGCGACGGCTCCGGAATTTCTACGGGCTCGGCCAACCATCCCGGAGGCGACGGTTCGGTTAGCGGCTCAGGCTCGACCGTCGCCGCACCGGGTGACTCAACCTCGGCGGGTGTCTCCGGCTCCTCGAACCGCCATTCCGGCTCGACCGTGGACTCCGCCTGAGCGGGCGCCTCAACATCCGGCGAATGGTGCTCTTCTGCACCTAGTTCCGTAACCGGTGGGTCGACCTGCCACTCCGGCTCGAGCAGCGACCCGAGGCTCGGCTCGGCCTCCACCGGTGAGGCAACCTCCGCAATGGCCTCCGCCTCCTCGAACCGCCACTCCGCCTCGGGCGTCAATTCAGGGCCAGCCTCCACCTCGACCGGGGGCTCGACCCGGTCCACTGGCAAATCATCCGCCGAAACCTCTTGGTCGGCAGCTAGTTCCGTAACCGGTGACTCGACCTGCCACTCCGGCTCGGGCGTCGACGCGAGGTTCGGCTCGGCCTCGACCGGCGAGGCAACCTCCGCAATGGCCTCCGCCTCCTCGAACCGCCACTCCGGCTCGGGCGTCAACACGGGGCCGGGCTCCGCCTCGACCGGGGGCTCGACCCGGTCCACTGGCAAATCATCCGCCGAAACCTCTTGTGCGGCGGCTAGTTCCGTAACCGGTGGGTCGACCCGCGACTCAGGCTCGGGCATCAACTCCGGACCAGACTCCGCCTCAACCGACACCACCTCACCCGGTGAGTCAGCCTCGACCGATGCTTCAACGTCTGACGAAGCAGGTTCCGCCACAGGGAAATCCGCCGCCAGCTCCGCAAAACGCCACTCGGGCTCGGGCGTTGACTGCGGAGCATACTCCGCCTGAGTCGTCCCCTCGGTCGGTGGCTCGACCTCCGCCGGCGCCTCCGTCTCCGGCTCTGCCGCAACTTCAGACACTTCCTCTGGCAGCGGCAAGTCAACCTCGGGAGCCGAATGAGTCGTCTGCTCGTGAGCGATGTATGACGAAACGCTGTCGTCCGCTGACCCGGACACTGAATCCTCAGCTATTTCATGGACAGCCGAAGGGTCGGGCGCAGATGGATGTATCTCATGCGGGTCGGTGGCCACGGGCGGAGCAGTGGGCTGCGGCGATGGCTTCGCATGGGCATCCTCCGGCCGGTTCTCAGGGGCGACAAACGCCGCACGAAGGCGCGACGGCAGTGGGACGCGCGGTGGCGCGCCGGGCGACTCCGCGGCTCGCGGTGCGGGCGGATCCAAGTTCTGCAGACGCTTGACGCGGTCGTATCCCACCGCTACCCGTCTGGGTCGAATCTGCCCGGTGACCTCCGGTGCCGACTCCGGGGTGTCGTGCGATTCGGCCCGCGGTTCTACCGCGCTGTTCTGCGCCGCGGCGGACTCCGTAGAGCCGCCATCAGATGCGGATGGATGCGGCTCGGTGACTTCTTCATCAGGCTTCTCATGGGAAACCGGCGTCGCGTCGTCATGCCGCTTTCCCCGGCCAAGGTGGACCCGCCGCCGCTTCGTTTCGGCGGGTAACCAGGGCGGACGAGCCAGCGATCCACGCTCGCCATCGGCCGGTGTGTGCTTCGGCATCGCCCTCCCTTCCAGGTCGCCGAGTGCGCTTGACGCCGTCTTCAATGGTACGTAGCGCCAAACGCTTAATTTCCAGTCGAATCCTGCAGCAGGTCGGCCTCAGCGGCATCGGACGTACGGGCCTCCCGTCGTCGTCTGGCCACCGAAAATGCCCCCGCCACGCCCGCCAGCGCGATGGCACCGGCGGTGGTCGAGAGCACGATGATGCGGGCGCGCTGGCTGCGCGGATCGACATGCGGACGTCCGGCGATCCGGGCTCCGGCATCGGGGTTGGACACCTGGTCGGCCGGCGGTAGGCGGTAGGTCAGGGCGGCGACCGGGTCGATTACGCCATATCCGGTCGCTTCGTTGGGTCCCGCGCCCGGCGTGTGGGCGGTCCGCTTGATCAGATCCATCACCTGACCGGCGGTCAACTCGGGGAATCGGGATCGGATCAGGGCCACCACGCCGGATACGAAGGGGGCGGCAAAGCTGGTGCCGTTGATGGGCGCCAGCCCCTGTTGGCTCATGACGGCGTTGATCAGGCCAGGACCGTTCGAATCGAGTGAGGTGATGCGCTCCCCAGGCGCGGCGACGCCGACCCACGGTCCGTGCAGGCTGAAGTCGGCGGGCTCTCCGGCGGCCGTCAGCGCGCCGACGGTCAATACGTAGTCGTTGAACCAGGCGGGGCTGGCGATGGTCCGTACCGACTCCCAACCGCTTCGCAGCGGCATGTTCGGGTCAGGCATGGCGTTCTGTGTCTTGCACAGCCCCTGGTTGTTGAAGTTTCCCGCCGCGGCCACCACCACGACGTTGTGTTCGAAGGCGTAGCGAACCGCCCGCCCCAGTTGCGCATCGTCGAGTCCGGCCCCGACCGGGCTGCATGCCACCTCGGATAGGTTGATCACGGTGGCGCCCATGCCGACCGCGCGAGTGATCGCGTACGCCAGCGTCAGGGTGTTGCCGTATCCCGGCGACGTCGCATTGGGGTCGTTGTTCTGTACCGAGCCGCCCTCTTTGACGCCGTACACGGTGCTGTTCTGTCGGATCGAGAGAATGGACGCCTCCGGCGCTACGCCAGCGAAACCGTCGGCCTGGCTGGGCGCGCCGGCGATGATGCCGGCAACCAACGTTCCGTGGGCGTCGCAGTCCTGCAGACCGTCGGTGTTCGACACGTAGTCACCGCCGCCTTCCAACGCCGGAAGCCGGGGGTTGCGGTTGACGCCGGTGTCGATGACCGCGACTTTTTGTCCGGCTCCCCGCGAGAACCGCCACGCATTCGGGTAACCGAGCATCGCTTCGGCGCTCGTCTGCAAAGTGAAATCGCTTTGCGGTAACACCCCGGTCGGAACACCACAGATCGCCTTGAGATCGGTCGGCTCGATGGGGCCCAGCGGCCCGTTCGGCGGAGGACCGGGTTCAACGACCGGTGGCCCAATCGCCCCGGCTTGAGCTGGCGAGAACATCACCCCCAACAGGAATGCAGCCAGTAACGCAGCAACCCGTCGGCCACCGTTCATGACAGGCCCAGTCGCTGGTACACGCCGAGGACCCACAGTGCCAGCGGTAGCAGCGACCCGACGGCCACGTACTCGCAGTAGGCAAGCAGCGTCGCCAGGCGCCCAGACGCCCGACCTCCAGCTTGAGCCAACCCCGCCGTCGCAGCGCCAATCGCGACGGCGAGCAGGATTCCCAGGGCAGCCACCGGCATCGGGTTGACCCCGCGCTGAGCCAGCACGCAAGTGCCCACCACAATCGCGAGGCCCGGCACCGCCACCGCGCCACGCTCAAACCAGGTGTCGAGCCTCCTGGTTTGGATCGCCAAGACGGCGGCGCAGGCCAACGCCAGGGCGAACAGCGGCCACCGCACGGGAGCGCGACCACCGAGGAGCAGCGTGACACTGACCGCCACGGCTGCGGCCAACCCGGACAACAGGGCTGCCCGCGTAATGGCCGCCGACTTCGCCTTGGCCCAAACGGCTTCCGCGGTCGGCATCGCCACGCCCGAATGGTCTTCGTGTTTCTTGCTCGCCGTTGGCTGGAACGGATTATCGAAATCCCAACCGTCGCGCTTGGGTTCAGCCTGGACGGTCGGTGTCTTGAATCGCCCGAGCCGAGCGGTCAGTCTCGGTACCAGGAGCGAGAGCAACGTCGCGAACACCGCCAGGCTCACGAATACCACGTCGGCGCGCAGGTGCAACCCACGGCACAGGATCGCGACCCCTACCAGACCGAACAGCAGCGCGCTGGCTAGATACGCCCAGTGTCCAGTTCCGATCACCCAGTCGTAGACGAGACACAGCACCAACACCGCACCGCACGCGGCGGCCAGGCCGTAGTCGCCGTAGCCCGCGAGGACCGTGCACGCGTTCCCGGCGGTAAGCGGGATCGCCGCCCATCCCAGCCACGCGGCGACGTCGTCAAGCCGATACGACCGGTGGGCCATCGCAGCACCGCCGACAAGCGTCAACACGACCGCACCGGCAAGCCCGACGATCACCCAGTGGTTCGTAGCCTCGGCCCGGCCTACCACGCAGTACACCATCGCGAGCGCGGCCAGGTGGACCGCGACGAATGCCATCCAGCGCGCCGAGACCGCGCCCCAGGCGGCGTGTGCCGCCTTGTTCAGCCGTCCCACGGCGTCGACCACGTCGTCGTACAGGGTCGGCGGCGACAACGCCCGCTCAGCTGACAGGCGCAGCAGTTCGCCACTGGTTATTTCGGCCTCGCGCAGCGTTTGGTCCGGCCGCAGGACAGTACCGGTGTCGAATCGGCTGAGCACCCAGAAACTGCGCCGGTCGTCCTTGCTCGACGCGTCGTCGTCAACGCCGGTGTGGCGGGAGCGGACGAGCCGGGCCAGATCCGCGATGAATCCCGAGACCGGGACATCCAGCGGCAGCGCGATGTCCAACTGCGTCCGGCCGCCGAACACCGACACCCGAATCTGCTCGGGCGCCGGCGACACCACATGCGTGCGGCGAAGTTCGCTGACCCCTGTCACAGGTCCGCCATCTTCGAAAGCTGGATCACTCCGCTCTTTGCGGTGCGGGAGATCAACATCCCTCGCCCAGGGGGCATCTCGGTCGCCTTATAACCGAAGAACGCACCTTCGTCCTTGGTTCCGCTCATCACCAGCGCATTGCACGATAAGTCTTTCAGGCGCCCCATGAACTGGTCCATCATGGCGCGCTGAGCGCCGCCGATTCGACGGGTGACGATGACCCGCAAGCCGATATCGCGTGCCTGCGGAAGGTATTCGACCAGGGGCCCGAGCGGATGGGTCAGGGAACCGCCGGCGATCAGGTCGTAGTCGTCGATCATGACGAACAAGTCAGGACCCGACCACCACGACCGGTCCTTGAGCTGTTGCTGAGTGATATCGCTGGGCGGCAACCGATCCCGCAATGACGCGGCCAGTGCGGTCATCAACTCGGTGCACGACTGCGATCCGGTGGCATAGCCCCCTAAGTATTCGTTGGCCACGACGCCGAGCATGGAGCGACGGAAGTCGATCAGAATGATCTTGCATTCTTCGGGTGTCGCGTTCTCCATCAAGCCGGCAGCAATATTGCGCAGCAGTCCCGTTTTGCCGCATTCCGCCTCACCGATCGCCAGCAGATGCGGTTGGGCGTCGAAATCCATTACCACCGGCATCAGTTCGGCTTCGTTGATGCCAATTGCGAACCGTGACTTACTGAGCATCCCGGCCGACCGCGCCGCGCGCACCACGGCGGCGCGGT from Mycobacterium kubicae includes these protein-coding regions:
- a CDS encoding PE domain-containing protein, translated to MAEHNRLSIRPDEVTEVTRQLDELANRMQRVLETEAPNLNVIASGHDEVSQRVAHTLNEVHGSFTKASDLGANELHEVSATLRSHSGRIAEADLAD
- a CDS encoding PPE domain-containing protein; translated protein: MGFTNVVWESRSTEQLARDLTEGPGPSSVGEAGAAWIRVANEFAKISQDYDQIIERFRVTWQSSTSEAVVRKLETFGKWLQAASLSAAANGRKAEEAAVANTVAILSMPSVSEAIEAKAAQDMMASLSAYNGAILQGSFAEFDEAASAQQTDAAAVMHRYEDAVADLAQPWEQPVAPQVTNSGALKTEKDGKGGGSGGGGGAGGAAPRQLSPMMATPVKSSGESKPLKKVSFASDASGSNGFGRGAGGYAPMAGHRRDEGGRAYESFREAETLEGGGEAGAGLSEAGHSWLPAAQQSDAPFLVSNVSWGPNTALFDDLARPEPQHVDGFAEEPERTLQQVSDRWVSPPVIGADQEVSL
- a CDS encoding ESX secretion-associated protein EspG, producing the protein MTSALTMDYTLTDDELQIIGMRVGIQDFPVVLGVRPRYGTVDALTTAFDRATRSLVSRGLITDGAIEPELVPLLHALHRPHRELAMRLVTPDGMARVTIVRRGDLEVVARRLGNDITLRVLDGPADLSAVTRALLGELPRAQAVQFAPVPAPLEAVGSYLVGTHDAAQMADRIRALGAEPRTAMTLGAALAARVAFAEIVYYALLSDEDRITRQPAAVGVFYTKHGRIVGAPSVSPSGQLWTTLKPGSDHALGQAVNQLVELSAERWERR
- a CDS encoding WXG100 family type VII secretion target — encoded protein: MGQVALSPEQAQQTLSNIEEQVRQVKSRQQDMRMRAQEMVESSWHGGQAKRFGEAMQAHDEDLTAVGNELDHVVAEARDKAKQIEQQAL
- a CDS encoding WXG100 family type VII secretion target → MANSSDILYNFAENHDGLDHIQRVVTDIQTIAEDVRKVFQGISDLWEGATPEALQAAHLRINQKLEDFLHAIQATGASASDQQDEMQALDSSLAGGF
- a CDS encoding AAA family ATPase, with amino-acid sequence MDRVEPPVEAEPGPVLTPEPEWRFEEAEAIAEVASPVEAEPNLASTPEPEWQVESPVTELAADQEVSADDLPVDRVEPPVEVEAGPELTPEAEWRFEEAEAIAEVASPVEAEPSLGSLLEPEWQVDPPVTELGAEEHHSPDVEAPAQAESTVEPEWRFEEPETPAEVESPGAATVEPEPLTEPSPPGWLAEPVEIPEPSREADPGSLEPPAQDAALPEPAPAGELDEIEMRAAALLEQMAARRARASAEPMEQPSEVASNDNEAAAAWTSDSPADADELASESTEWISESPAEAVETPSVPHSEDLESPPEPAIDQPVEASSEPGKDPSPPTEVEPPREERSKGATARRPALPPWQMAGPMVTAQFEHVGSEEPVAPYAPPPPPAPAPPPQESPAAQAMPPHAPNYGPPSQPPARPRPGALPPLPPPLPPTAFPPPPWWPAPGRRVAPQAQQQPPAMRTDQQARPHPTPPQPPAGGPPPTYQPFRVPPPIEEAEIANPDRFAPPSGWRRAVHKATSGHVNPGASRKERRQEHLLAEIRQPIVGDFRIAVLSIKGGVGKTTTTFGLGSALATVRHDRVIAVDANPDRGTLGERVGDYSTRSTVRDLLSDPNINRYADVRNHTLMATSRLEVLASEQDPAVSEIFGADDYRRTVDILRHFYNIILTDCGTGIMHSAMSAILDLAHTIVLVSSPAIDAARSASATLDWLMQHGHSGLVREAHVVLSASRPGSAALKLDKVYDHFQTRCRSIHLIPFDPHLAEGADVDFGRLNPATRQAYLELAGSVAQNFGRLRPREQS
- the mycP gene encoding type VII secretion-associated serine protease mycosin, with amino-acid sequence MNGGRRVAALLAAFLLGVMFSPAQAGAIGPPVVEPGPPPNGPLGPIEPTDLKAICGVPTGVLPQSDFTLQTSAEAMLGYPNAWRFSRGAGQKVAVIDTGVNRNPRLPALEGGGDYVSNTDGLQDCDAHGTLVAGIIAGAPSQADGFAGVAPEASILSIRQNSTVYGVKEGGSVQNNDPNATSPGYGNTLTLAYAITRAVGMGATVINLSEVACSPVGAGLDDAQLGRAVRYAFEHNVVVVAAAGNFNNQGLCKTQNAMPDPNMPLRSGWESVRTIASPAWFNDYVLTVGALTAAGEPADFSLHGPWVGVAAPGERITSLDSNGPGLINAVMSQQGLAPINGTSFAAPFVSGVVALIRSRFPELTAGQVMDLIKRTAHTPGAGPNEATGYGVIDPVAALTYRLPPADQVSNPDAGARIAGRPHVDPRSQRARIIVLSTTAGAIALAGVAGAFSVARRRREARTSDAAEADLLQDSTGN
- the eccD gene encoding type VII secretion integral membrane protein EccD, with the translated sequence MTGVSELRRTHVVSPAPEQIRVSVFGGRTQLDIALPLDVPVSGFIADLARLVRSRHTGVDDDASSKDDRRSFWVLSRFDTGTVLRPDQTLREAEITSGELLRLSAERALSPPTLYDDVVDAVGRLNKAAHAAWGAVSARWMAFVAVHLAALAMVYCVVGRAEATNHWVIVGLAGAVVLTLVGGAAMAHRSYRLDDVAAWLGWAAIPLTAGNACTVLAGYGDYGLAAACGAVLVLCLVYDWVIGTGHWAYLASALLFGLVGVAILCRGLHLRADVVFVSLAVFATLLSLLVPRLTARLGRFKTPTVQAEPKRDGWDFDNPFQPTASKKHEDHSGVAMPTAEAVWAKAKSAAITRAALLSGLAAAVAVSVTLLLGGRAPVRWPLFALALACAAVLAIQTRRLDTWFERGAVAVPGLAIVVGTCVLAQRGVNPMPVAALGILLAVAIGAATAGLAQAGGRASGRLATLLAYCEYVAVGSLLPLALWVLGVYQRLGLS